One Nicotiana tabacum cultivar K326 chromosome 23, ASM71507v2, whole genome shotgun sequence genomic window, aaGAACGGGCcgcaaaaatgcctacttctacccaacatttttcttgaactccccagcgcactgttcaatccaaaatgtccgagctcgccgcgaagaatttttactgttattaacctctacgcctacttcgACATCACGGAATACGGGTTTTCaggaaaatttttacgggacCTTACATGTGTatcctattttctttttgtaatattataagtttattctttatattgtttgtgcatgatattataaaaggACAACAAGCAATACACGCTATCCAAACGTTAGTattcatcaaaacacttcaatacattacaatacaatataatatattatGAAACTATACGtaataaccatccaaacaagaTCTTAATGTAGGAAATAGTGCAAGAGTTCTATGACGAACATAAACAAAATGCATATTGGCTGAAATAAAACACACATTATATACGTATATTTCATTTGTTAGAACTTTAAAAATTTCAAGTAAAATTCTTCGAAATATACATCTTGTAAATGTCATGAACTACATTTGTATCTCTCTTCCAAAAGGAAAAGACAGTTAAAAGATGTAAAGACATAGAATTACTAAGAATTTGATGTTAGATTTCCAACCTATCAATCTAGAGGAATAATATCGCGACTCTCCTTTTTTCCTTCCTCTTGCTATGgtcaccaaaaataaaaaaaattcaagaaaaatgaaTGGAATGTGTAAAACTTTTCCTAATTAACTAGCCACTTTCTCTTTAATTGCGAATGGCATTTTTACTGATCCAACCCACAAATTCCCATTTATTTCATTTACTTCACTTACAAATTTCCATCTTTTGCCCTTTGAGTCCTCTAAAATCTCCACTATATGGCCATCTTCACCAAGTCTAACTGCTAAACCACCCCCACCAAGACCAAGACGTGCCAAGTAGGAATGTGCTTTAGTAATATCAAAAGGGATTTTAGCCAAATAATTTTTAATCCAAGTTTTGGAGAGAAGCCAGTCTAAGAATTTGCTTCTTCTTGAGTTAACTCCCACCCAAAACTCTCCATTTTTATTTCGTTTAATATTGTCTGGAAAACCTGGGAGCTCTGAGACAACCTCAATACTGCCGGCTTGTGATGTTTTGAGCCAAAACTTGAAGATTTTGCAAGTGGTTGTCTCTGCAAAAAGGAGAAAATCACCATGTTTGCTCATGGCTACTCCATTTGGGAACTTGAGATTCTTGAGTAGAACTGAGACTAGCTTGCTTTGCATGTCATATTTCATTAGCCTTCCTGTGTTGTCCCCACTAACTATGACTGATACATAACTCCTGAAAATGTTAGCAATTTATGTCAAAGATTATGGTCTAGGGatcagaggcggatccaaaaTTTACAATTGAATTCGTTACACTAGTGAAAATTATGAATTCAAaattcaatatttaataaaattttagtgATTTTTTACACAGGGTTACCTTCTTGAGAATGTAGTACTGCTATCTGTAAAATAGAGGACTCCATGAGTTTGATCAATGCAGAGTGAATTGGTGAATCCAAAAGGAACACCTTCTGCCATTTTAGCAACTTTGGTAGCAAGGCCTCCATTTGGGCCTACAACGAAGAGGCCCAAATAAGCATCTGCAATATATAGATCACCACTATTTTCATCAAAGCCCAGACCCAATGGACGCCCACATCTATGCTCAGTTTCAGTATGGTCATGAAAACCTTCACATCCATCCCTGTTATTGCAGTCCCACTCAAAAAACATTAAACAATGTTTGAGCCTAATTTGATTAAACATAGTTAAACATCCTATCATATGAAGAGGCGGACCTACCCTTTGGATAGGGGAGTCACCGGCCCCGGTAATTtcgaaaaatatatatgtatatgtgtatgTATTTTAAATAGTAACATGTATATATTTTAATTGACACCCAAAGATTCAAAGCTTAGGGAGTTGCAGTGGTCGATTTGGGAGGAGGGGAGGTACAACTTAACTTTTAGTGTGATGTCTGAGTTCGATTCTCACTCCACTATTTGCTCAAAATTTTATTCGATAGTGGTTCCCCGCCACTTTCAAATCCCGGGTTATTTAAGAGAATTATCAACGAACTCTTTTCACAACTTCAATTTGATTTGATATTTTAGGCCTATACTTGCCTTAGAGATATTTgacaagaaaaggaaagaaaaataagcCTCACAAAAATAATCTATTGGGGGACCAGACCTGGTAAAACGctccaaaaaataaataataccGTTTAGGCACGCCTACCATGATAGAAGTCGGCAATATTAGTAAAAGAATATATAGGATGGTTCTGCTAGTAGTAGCTCCAAAACGTACAATCACAAAACAGATCGATTTGCTTAAAGAATGAATGAAGTTCATTTAATTATAAATGACACTTGATAATAATAGATATAAAACTATCAAAATTATAAAACGAAAAAGTATCTTTTTATTTTGCTTTCTCGGTTTATTTATTGGTGTGTTTATATACACAGAAAGAAAGAGAGGGAGGGAATTCATAAATTCATTTATGTTTACCATTTTGTTTTCTCATTCACGTTTAGCAACATCCATAATTAAGTAATTAGGACTCGCGTTAGCTAGTAGCTAGGAAGCGGGAGGAAAGATTAATTTAATTTTATGAGGAGTAACTCGTTTCTCAAAACTCAACTTATATTTTTcgcataaatataaattatttacaCCATAATGTTCatgtttttcatttttaattccttgagccgagagtctaccAAAGTTTCTCTACCTTCTCAAGGCAGGGGTATTATACTGTGTTTGTTGTTATTGCATAATGTTCATCTTTTTATTTCATATATGAAAAACGAGCCAAATCAATTAAAAATGAACGAACTATATATGATGTTtaatttaaaaaagaagaaatattattttaattgatGAATTGATGAATTTTGATGTTTTGGCCACAGCTATATATGAtgtttaaaaaagaagaaatattattttatgaacGAACCATTAAAAATGAACGaactatatatgatgttttggCCACAGCTGAAATATTTAGGATGTCTATGACTAGAAGTATCTATTATCTTGACAAGAAAGGAACAACAAAGTATTTCAGCTTAGCACAATTACAACAGTGGTCACGATGATAATCAAGAGGTGTTCTTTAATTTAGAGGATGACTCATGCCAAGATTAGCCAGGAAGCTGCAAGACTTAAATTTTTATCCTAGCTAGAATAGATCAGGAGCAAAGGGGAATGTGAAGGATTGTAGGCTGTTTGTCAGTTTTACTCACTACTAAATAAATATGAATTAGCGACGGACAAATTCAGTAGCTAATTAAACAACAAAATTTATTACTAATCTTACTTAGCAACAAATTAGTGAcaaattatcaaaaaattatgTTAGCCGCTAGCGATTTAGCGACGAAGTTTATagctaatttaaatttttttttagtaGTGACTCTTTCACCGGGGATTTCATGTCCAGTGATTGAGTTtcctttgtttttgtttgtttgtataGCTTTAATTCTTCGAAGtggtaataaaaaatttaattacaatttttattttttgttttagtgGTGATGGGGAAAGGAAAGGGGAAGAGAAGCGGAGAATTAGGTGAGTAATTCTGATCTACCAAAATGTTTTATGTTAGAAAGTAGTCATGAAAAGAGCATGCTATATACGTAATATGTAAGTTCCTTGTTGACTAATTCTAGCTCTTTACGTCAGAACAGATCATACATGTTCTAACAACcataagattaaaaaaaaaaaagaatgataaaACCACACCTCTCCGGCGATGTGACGGCGAAATCCAGCCAGCGGCTCTCATTTCGGAGCCATTTGATAATTCGGCCGTCAGAAACGCCGGCGTAAGGACCATCACCGTGACGGTCAAAAGCAAAGCTCTCTGGTACAACAGCGCCCACTATTCCAATTACTTGTGATTCTTCAAACCTTTTCTCTATTAATGGATTAATTGATGAATTTTGATCAAGTGATGATGAGAAGAAGGACCCAGCTATCACAACAACAATAGCTGCCGCAAACGAAAGCTTAAAGGTTGAGCTGGAGTTGGAAAGAGATAATAGAGAATAAGCCATTAACTAGGTTAAGTTTTAGGACTGAAATTCTAGTAATCCTAGTTATTTATTTGTGGTTTTTGGCATGCATAAATATAGTTACCTTTTACGAGCATAAAAAATATTAGTAGAGAGGTTTGGTGGGGGTTTTTATAGGGAATATAATTGGCGCTTTCTTCGTCCAAAAAAAGTAATTTAATTAGTAAggcaataataacaataacaacaaatgaAACTCGTGTAATCTCAACTATGTATACATACATTATTCTAACCCTGTAAAGATAAAAAAGTTATTTTcgccataattttttttaaaagaaataaagtaaTACATAAAGATCAATAAATTTAACGTGATAAGTTCCTTAACTTTATGAAATAAAGTTtagatatttgaaaattaattacGTATAATATCAAAAGACAATTTTGATATATTTCTGGTTTGGCATATATAGTTGTGAACAATTAATATCGTTTAtcaatacaaaattaattaacttTACTTATATGAAACATATATTTCCTCATAGAATGAGTCAATGAGATACACTTGAAAACGGATCAATTCCCACTCTTATATATACTTATATGAATTTAACCAAGAATAATATTACAAGTTATCCACCCAATGATTTGCTTTCCCGAATGGTTAAGTTGTTATAGATGACGAGATCCACAAAAGTCGCCTTCTCTTAGTAGTTAACTTGCAATATTTATATGGTTAAAATTAAAAGGTGCATATTGTGATAGGAAAGCAGAAAGGTCCATTGCTATATATACCAACAAACAACAAGCCATATGGTCATATGGAGATGCTCTCTCTGATCTAAGAGATTAGAGTCTTAGCCACAAATGATGGATGAGTAGACCATGGGTGTGGTATGTTATGTCAGACAAAGTACGCTCCCAAACTAAGGTACAAAATTGTATTATTGAATATGAATAAGGCAATTTTGGGTTGCGGCCTATATGATAAGATAGAGCACCATATGCTTGATTTTGGTGTTTTCTATTTCCCCTCAACACTAAAATAACGGTAATGTTATTTATATGTTCTTTCAAATTATGCTGGTACAGGTGTCTTGCAGTCTAGACAGCCAAGAAGTTACCAACGTACGTAGCCTGCTGAAGGATTGTGACATTATgtcattctttttaaaataaatgttgACACCATGGTTAAGTTAAAGAAATCTTAGTTCTTTATTATTATATGATGTTCCATTCGCTCATATTACATTGTTATTGCTATACTGTTCCTTGAGCCAGGGTCTATCGAATAAGAGATAAGAGATCTACGTACACATCACTCTCCCCAGGCCACACATGTAAGCAGAGACGGGTCCAAGATTTATAATTTATGGGTTTCTATATCGACCTTAAGTAAATATACAATAAGTAACTAGGTTCACAATCAAATATTTATGGatatttagttaatttttaatacatatacaggGTATATGCAAAAACTACTGGATTCACGGGAACCCACGTATAACAGGGTAGATCCACCCCTGCCTGTAAGATTACACTGGGTTATTGTTGTGGTGGTTAGGTTAAAGAAAACTCATCTAGATATTGGGAAAAAAGGTTTTAAAAGAAttcaagatttaaaaaaaaatcttaaaccAACTATATGTATTCAACGATATAATAGATTTATTGTGATATTGCTGAGTATTACTTTGACAATTATCTAACTTGTAACTTTAGTGAGCATATATTAAAGCTCATTAATTCCACTGCATTTTGTTATTACTTATTACTCTCTGAATCATATAGGAAGAATGTGATTGTCATGATCCGAAATTTTCACTTTtaggatcgtgatgacgcctaatattttactttctaggcaagtcaacgttatattttaattagccattttaacaaaaatttaaattaataacaagaaaacaaatgcggaaataaagtgaataatccataataataatcgcgatatctaaataccatcccagaactggagtcacaagtgcacgaacttctagaataatacaaataaaggtctgaataaaattcaagttgtttgaaatataatacacaactgagataagatagaaggggacttcagaactgcgaacgctgtgcaattttacctcaagtctccactgatagctgtatccgggcaaatctacagtacgccgctgggaccaactccgaaatctgcacaagaagtgcagagtgtagtatcagtacaaccgtccccatgtactggtaagtgccgagcctaacccggacgaagtagtgacgaggctaaggcaagtcgcttacattaacctgttgtcatgacccaaaatcttacccgtcgt contains:
- the LOC107767569 gene encoding protein STRICTOSIDINE SYNTHASE-LIKE 2; the protein is MAYSLLSLSNSSSTFKLSFAAAIVVVIAGSFFSSSLDQNSSINPLIEKRFEESQVIGIVGAVVPESFAFDRHGDGPYAGVSDGRIIKWLRNESRWLDFAVTSPERDGCEGFHDHTETEHRCGRPLGLGFDENSGDLYIADAYLGLFVVGPNGGLATKVAKMAEGVPFGFTNSLCIDQTHGVLYFTDSSTTFSRRSYVSVIVSGDNTGRLMKYDMQSKLVSVLLKNLKFPNGVAMSKHGDFLLFAETTTCKIFKFWLKTSQAGSIEVVSELPGFPDNIKRNKNGEFWVGVNSRRSKFLDWLLSKTWIKNYLAKIPFDITKAHSYLARLGLGGGGLAVRLGEDGHIVEILEDSKGKRWKFVSEVNEINGNLWVGSVKMPFAIKEKVAS